The DNA region GCCGGCGCGGCGGCATACCTCGAGCTGCCGCTCGGCGAGCTGTTCTCCGGGGGCACGCTCCGGAGCGCGGCCGGCTTCTTCGGCTCGATGTTCCCGCCCGACGTCTCGCCCGGCTTCCTGCGCGCGCTCGTCCCGGCGGCGGCCGAGACGCTGGCAGTGAGCATCCTCGGGAGCGCGATCGCGTCCGTGCTCGGGCTCGGCCTCGCGCTCGCCGCGGTCCACCCCGGCGCGCGGGGCCTGGCCGGCGCGCCCGGCGAATCGCGCCTGCGGTCCGGGGCGCGGCTCGCGCTCACGGCCGGAGCCCGCGGCGCCATGAACCTGCTGCGCACGCTGCCCGAGCTGCTCTGGGCCCTGCTCGTCATCTTCGCGGTCGGCCTCGGCCCGTTCGCCGGCGCGCTCGCGCTCGGCATCCACAACGCCGGCGTGCTCGGGCGGCTCTACGCCGAGGCGCTCGAGGAGGTGCCGCCCGGCCCGGTGGCCGCGCTCCGCAGCGCCGGGGGGCGCCCGCTCGCGGCGACGCTGCTCGGCGCACTGCCGCAGGCCTGGCCGCAGCTCGTCGCATACACGCTCTACCGCTGGGAGGTGGCGGTCCGCGCCTCGGCCGTGCTCGGCGTGGTGGGGGCGGGCGGCATCGGCGCGCTCCTGCACGTCTCGCTCAACCTGTTCCAGCACCACCGCACGCTCACGCTGGTCGCCGCCATCGTGCTGCTCGTCACCGCGGTGGACCTGTTCTCCGGCTGGCTCCGGGCCCGCATCCTGGCGGGCCCCGCGAGCCGCGCCGCGCCGCGCGCCGCCTGCGCGCCCGGGCTCGCGAACGCGACCTGAGCCCTTCACCTCTTCACCCCGGATCCGGAGGTCTCACCATGCACCGCCTCGCCGCCCTCGCCGTCGCCGCCGTCCTGCTCCTCCCGCCCGCCGCCCGCGCGCTCGACGCGCTCCGGGTGAGCGCCATCCCTGACGAGTCGCCCACCGAGCTGCAGCGGAAGTTCGAGCCGCTCGGCAAGTACCTCGGGAAGCAGATCGGCATCCCGGTGAAGTTCGTGCCGGTGACCGACTACGCCGCCACCGTGGAAGGCCTCGCCGCCGGCAAGCTCGACATGGTCTGGTACGGCGGCTTCACGTTCGTGCAGGCGCGGCGCCGCACCGGCAACGCCATCCCGCTCGTGCAGCGCGCCGAGGACGCCCGCTTCCACTCCAAGTTCATCGTGCCCGCGTCATCCAAGGCGCAGTCGCTGAAGGACCTGAAGGGCGCGAGCTTCGCGTTCGGCTCGGTGAGCTCGACGTCCGGCCACCTCATGCCGCGCTACTTCCTGCTCCAGGCCGGCATCGATCCCGACAAGGACTTCGCCAAGGTGGCGTACTCCGGCGCGCACGACGTGACCGCGAAGTGGGTGGAGGCCGGCAAGGTGGACGCCGGCGTGGTGAACGAGTCGATCTGGCAGCGGCTCGTGGACGAGAAGAAGATCGACACCAGCAAGGTCCGCGTGCTGTGGACCACGCCCGAGTATCAGGACTACAACTGGACCGTCCGCGGCGACCTCGACCCGAAGCTCGTCGAGAAGCTCCGCGCCGCGTTCCTCGCGCTCGATCCGGCGAAGCCCGAGGACAAGGCCATCCTCGACCTGCAGCGCGCCAGCCGCTTCATCCCCACCTCGCCCGACGCCTACAAGAACATCGAGCAGGCCGCGAAGTCGGCGGGGCTCATCAAGGACTGAGGTGTCGGGTGGTCCGGGTGGACCACGCTGGATCCGGCGTCAACGTGCAGGCACCTCGATCCGCCCTCTCGCATAATCTAGGAACCGCAGCACGGTGTGCACGTCGGCGAAGGCCTCCAGAGACGCGTGGCTCAGCGCGACACGCATCACGCACCCGAGCTGCGCGCCGGCGGTATCAAGGGGACCATGGGCGCGGTCAAGTGCCCACCAACGCGGGCCACGCACGGCTGCCTCGAGTACGTCGATGCGTTCCTCGCCACCGAACGCCATCCAGACCGCCTCGGCCTGCCACGTATCGAGCAGCATCGCGAGTGCTGAGACGCTTCCCTCCGCGACCACGAAGCCGTCTCCGGCCACGGCAATCGCGTGAGACGCAAGGCGGCGCGCGACTCCCGTCGTTCGAACGAAAGCATTCTCGGCCACGCACGCGATCGGCTGACTCGTAGCGACTGCGACAACCAGGGACGCGAGGAACTCGGAGACGTGCGCGTCCGACGGCGCCGTGACCTGGAACCGAGCGCCACGCGGCGAGGCGCCAGGCGCGAGACCCGCGGGGCACCACTGAACGTCAAGATCGAAACGCATGGTTTGGCGCTCGCCCGCGCTGGAGTTGTTGGTCACCAGGGGAGATGGATGTGATCGCCCTTGCCGACTAACGGTGCCGGAGTCCGCGTAGCAAGCCAAGGGCGGTGCCGGAAGAGAGCAACGGTGCCGGAGTTGCGGTGACCACGTGATTGCGCGTGGCCTTGCTGCAGGCGGGAGCGAAACGGCGCAGATGGTTCGCGCGGCGACCGCAGGTCCGTGCGGCGGACGGACCTATGCGGCGCTCGTGAGAACTGTCGCGCTCGGTCGTTGGTACCGGAATTGCGTAGCGGGTTGGGATGGCCCGCGTTCCCCGGTTCGCGCTCGTCGAGCGCGATTCGTCGAATCACTGCACCTGGCGGGCACACGACCTCGAGTTCGTCTTCGAGGAGCCGGGCGCGCGCGACAAGTTCCTGGAACTCGTGGGTCGGTACAAGGACCGCTACGGCGTCGAGATCCGGTCGTACTGCCTGATGGGCACCCACCCGCACGTCACCTGCACGTGCCGCCAGGAGCAGGTGCAGTTCAGCCGCTTCTGGCAGGTCGTGAACGGGCAGTTCGCGCGCTGGTACAACAAGGTGAGGAACCGACGCGGTCAGGTGGTGATGGAACGGATGCGCACGCCGCGCATCCAGGAGGGCGGCGCCCACCAGCTCACCGTCATGCGGTACGGCGACCTGAACCCGGTGCGCGCCGGGCTGGTGAAGAGTCCAAAGGACTGGAAGTGGTCGAGCTACCGCCACTATGCGTTCGGCGAGCCGAATCCACTCATCACCGATGCGCCTGAGTATCTGGCGCTCGGGAAGACCGCTCAGGAGCGTCGGAAGGCGTACCAGGCGCTGTTCGCGCTGCCGCTCTCCGAGTCACTTCGCACGCGCCGCGTCGAGCTCGTCAGTTTCCCGTTCGTCGGCGACGCGACCTGGGTGATGCGCCGGCTCGAGGCCGCCGGATTGTCGCCACCGGATTGAGGCTATGAGCACGGCATGGGCGGCGTCCGGCGGTGTTTCAGGTCGATGAGTCAGGCCAGCCTGATCAGTTTCGCGGGCTGCCGTCACAGGATAGGGCACGGGGATCGGTCGAGCACGGGTGCATGCGAGGCGGCCCGTGCGCCGCCTCGCCCCGGGCGGAATCACGGCTCCTTCCCCGTTCGCCGGTCGGCCTCGTGGAGAGCCGCAGCGACCTCCTCCACGTAGCGCTCGCTCATGGGGTCGATCCCGGTGGAGATCACCTTGAAGCGCAGGATCGTTCGCATCGTGACGTTCGGCGTCCTGGTCATGCTCTCCGCGTACGTGAGGATGTCGCCGTTGTCTGGGAACGCGTCCCAATCGAGGAAGGGATACAGGAACGAGAGAATGAGCTGGTCGGCGCGATAGACGCGAAAGCGTTTCACGTGGGCGAACACGGCTGAACGCCTTACGCGCAGTTCTGGGTCGGGCCAGCGCACCTCGAACGTCCCGATGCGGAGCACGAGCTGTTCACCCGTGGAGTAGACCGCCATGAACACCCGTCGGCGCTGCCGAAAGTGGAGCTTTTGCCACGCGCCGAAGCCGACCACCCCTCGTTGCAGCGCGCCGGCCTCGGCCGCCGCCGGATCGACGGCGCGTGCCTCGGTCACCAACCCGGCGGCTGTGTCGAGGATGTAGCGCACCGGCGCGTTCCGGTAATCGGCCAGGAGGACGGTCGCCGTGTTCTCGAGCGGAACCATGCTCAATGCCCCCCCGCGTACTCGTCAGTCGATCCCAGACCATTTACAGAGACAGCCGGTGCCGCGGCGGCGGGTGCCGGAATGCTGCAGGGACGCCTCATGTCGTACTCCGTCATCGGGTATGCGGTGATCCACCCTTCGCCTCGGGAGTCAGCGCATCAGTTCCAGATAGAGGCCCACGGCGAACCCGGTGAAGCCCGCGAGCGCGAGGACGGCGCCGAACACGGCCCCCCAGGCCGCCGACCAGCGGACCATGCCAGCCCAGTTCCTCGCGTCGCGAGGCACCCACACTGTGTAGCGCGGTACTCCGCGTGCCTCCAGGTTGCGCCGCCGCGCCTCGGTCGTGCCGACGGGATCGCGAAATGCGCGAACGCTGCTCCGGAACGCGGCGACGCCGATGGCGGCGACGACGCCGCCCAGGAGGACGAGCTTCCCTGCCTCCTGCACCAACGTCACCTCGTTCGGCATGTCACGTCCCTTCGTCGACCGTCTGCACCGCCGCCGGGGAGGCGGCATCATACGCCGAGTGCACCGGCCGCGCCCGGATCGGCTGCGGCAAGGAGATGCGCAGGGAAGATGTGAATAGCTAGCGCCTATCAACAGGGTGGGAACGATGTATTGGAGGCCATCCTCACCCCGGCGCATCCTCCATGCGTCCCCGCGAGCTCGCTGGCCGTGTGGACGAGCGGAGGAACCCGATGACCGTCGCCCTCACCGCCGCAGGTTTCGGCGCGCTGCACGCCGTCTCCGGTCCCGACCACCTGCTCAGCGTGGCGCCG from Anaeromyxobacter dehalogenans 2CP-C includes:
- a CDS encoding putative selenate ABC transporter substrate-binding protein, which translates into the protein MHRLAALAVAAVLLLPPAARALDALRVSAIPDESPTELQRKFEPLGKYLGKQIGIPVKFVPVTDYAATVEGLAAGKLDMVWYGGFTFVQARRRTGNAIPLVQRAEDARFHSKFIVPASSKAQSLKDLKGASFAFGSVSSTSGHLMPRYFLLQAGIDPDKDFAKVAYSGAHDVTAKWVEAGKVDAGVVNESIWQRLVDEKKIDTSKVRVLWTTPEYQDYNWTVRGDLDPKLVEKLRAAFLALDPAKPEDKAILDLQRASRFIPTSPDAYKNIEQAAKSAGLIKD
- a CDS encoding transposase — its product is MARVPRFALVERDSSNHCTWRAHDLEFVFEEPGARDKFLELVGRYKDRYGVEIRSYCLMGTHPHVTCTCRQEQVQFSRFWQVVNGQFARWYNKVRNRRGQVVMERMRTPRIQEGGAHQLTVMRYGDLNPVRAGLVKSPKDWKWSSYRHYAFGEPNPLITDAPEYLALGKTAQERRKAYQALFALPLSESLRTRRVELVSFPFVGDATWVMRRLEAAGLSPPD